The following proteins come from a genomic window of Chionomys nivalis chromosome 9, mChiNiv1.1, whole genome shotgun sequence:
- the Ndufaf5 gene encoding arginine-hydroxylase NDUFAF5, mitochondrial isoform X2, with the protein MFGGDTLYELRCSLQLAETEREGGFSPHISPFTAVNDLGHLLGRAGFNTLTVDTDEIQVNYPGMFELMEDLKGMGESNCSWNRKALLHRDTMLAAAAVYREMYRNEDGSIPATYQIYHMIGWKYHDSQARPAERGSATVSFGELAKLNDVMSQGKKE; encoded by the exons ATGTTTGGCGGTGACACGCTCTATGAACTTCGGTGTTCATTACAGTTAGCAGAAACAGAACGAGAAGGAGGCTTTTCCCCACACATTTCTCCCTTCACTGCTGTCAATGACCTAGGACATCTGCTTGGGAGAGCTGGTTTCAATACCCTGACTGTG gATACTGATGAAATTCAAGTTAACTATCCTGGAATGTTTGAATTGATGGAAGACTTAAAAG GTATGGGTGAGAGCAACTGTTCTTGGAACAGAAAAGCCCTGCTGCACCGAGACACGATGCTGGCAGCTGCGGCGGTTTACAGAG AAATGTACAGAAATGAGGATGGCTCCATACCTGCCACTTACCAAATCTACCACATGATAGGATGGAAATACCATGACTCTCAG gcAAGGCCAGCTGAAAGAGGCTCTGCAACTGTGTCATTTGGAGAACTAGCAAAACTAAATGATGTCATGtcacagggaaaaaaagaataa